In a single window of the Olivibacter sp. SDN3 genome:
- a CDS encoding MOSC domain-containing protein — protein MLTVSELYIYPIKSLGGITLSRAEVTDRGFKYDRRWMLVDEQNRSLTQRQYPQMSSIKMSLKSSGLLARHPMRGDIHIPFLPHNHQTIEEVTVWGDICKGVTLGSSYDQWFSETLGLKCRLIYMPDDTHRQVDTRYASKGHFTSFADGYPFLAIGQASLDDLNSRLDVQLPMNRFRPNIVFRGGEPYEEDLMKHIQVANIDFFGVKLCSRCILTTIDQQTAEKGKEPLKTLSTYRMKDNKTMFGQNLIHHGTGVMQVGDRLKVLTRHEEKRFFVSSPV, from the coding sequence ATGCTTACCGTCAGTGAACTATATATCTATCCGATTAAATCCCTGGGCGGGATTACCCTTTCTCGGGCAGAAGTTACCGATCGTGGCTTCAAATATGATAGACGTTGGATGCTCGTTGATGAGCAGAATAGATCTCTTACGCAGCGGCAGTATCCGCAGATGTCTTCAATCAAAATGTCTCTCAAGTCGTCAGGTCTGTTGGCCAGGCATCCAATGAGGGGTGATATCCATATACCTTTTCTTCCACATAACCATCAAACCATTGAAGAGGTAACGGTTTGGGGCGATATTTGCAAAGGGGTTACCCTCGGTTCTTCCTACGACCAGTGGTTCAGCGAAACCTTAGGATTAAAATGTCGACTAATTTATATGCCTGATGACACGCATCGCCAAGTGGATACACGTTATGCATCGAAGGGGCACTTTACCTCTTTTGCCGATGGTTACCCATTTCTTGCGATAGGACAAGCATCGTTAGATGACCTCAACAGTCGATTGGATGTACAGTTACCCATGAACAGATTTCGGCCTAATATCGTTTTCAGAGGAGGAGAACCTTATGAAGAAGACTTGATGAAGCATATTCAAGTAGCCAATATTGATTTTTTCGGCGTAAAACTCTGTTCACGTTGTATTCTTACTACAATTGATCAGCAAACCGCAGAGAAAGGGAAAGAGCCGTTGAAAACCCTCTCAACCTATCGGATGAAAGACAATAAAACTATGTTCGGCCAAAACCTTATCCATCATGGAACAGGTGTCATGCAAGTAGGTGATCGGCTAAAGGTATTGACAAGGCATGAAGAGAAGCGCTTTTTCGTATCCAGTCCTGTGTAG